From the genome of Niabella agricola, one region includes:
- a CDS encoding tetratricopeptide repeat protein — protein MEGIRLHDQKQYAAAIKKYDTVLNIDPVNLVAQYEKSYSLMASKNYKEAMLLSQAIIEHKNAEPGMIGNAYSTWGAALDEVGDHKGALKIYDEGIRKLPDFNMLNYNKAVTYFRMNEMEQGIGELKQSLLKNPHHPASHFILGQIMYHRKHKIAALMPFLAYLLYDNKSKRAEAALTNVRAIIEGDEKKPDSGKHTVELDVLIRAGRKRVTADDDFSSMELLQELGAASAMTETKDMLPADRFAYLLKQAIRRLAEAKGHTGFYGTFYMPFFTGMHRKGLTESFAHLIFFPSGNVMNEVWIQDHREQMEQLGAWTQAYQWPVMKTRMP, from the coding sequence ATGGAAGGTATCCGCTTACATGACCAGAAACAATATGCAGCAGCCATCAAAAAATATGATACAGTGCTGAATATCGATCCTGTTAACCTGGTGGCGCAGTATGAGAAATCCTATTCGCTGATGGCCTCAAAAAATTATAAGGAAGCAATGCTGTTAAGCCAGGCCATTATTGAGCATAAAAATGCGGAGCCGGGGATGATCGGCAATGCATACAGTACCTGGGGCGCTGCACTGGATGAGGTTGGTGATCATAAGGGGGCACTGAAAATATATGACGAGGGCATCAGGAAACTGCCGGATTTCAATATGCTCAATTATAATAAAGCGGTTACTTATTTCCGGATGAATGAAATGGAGCAGGGGATCGGCGAATTAAAGCAGTCGTTGCTCAAAAACCCACACCATCCGGCCTCCCATTTTATACTCGGGCAAATCATGTACCACCGGAAGCATAAAATTGCTGCGCTGATGCCTTTTTTAGCATACCTCTTATATGATAACAAAAGCAAACGCGCGGAAGCGGCGCTGACCAATGTACGTGCCATTATTGAGGGTGATGAAAAGAAGCCGGATTCCGGGAAGCATACCGTTGAGCTCGACGTTCTGATACGAGCAGGACGGAAGCGGGTAACAGCAGATGACGACTTCAGTTCCATGGAACTGCTTCAGGAACTGGGTGCAGCATCGGCCATGACCGAAACAAAAGATATGCTTCCGGCCGACCGGTTTGCGTACCTGCTAAAGCAGGCAATCAGGAGATTGGCAGAAGCAAAGGGGCATACCGGTTTTTACGGAACCTTTTATATGCCATTTTTCACCGGCATGCACCGGAAGGGGCTTACGGAAAGTTTTGCTCATTTGATTTTCTTCCCTTCAGGAAATGTGATGAACGAAGTGTGGATCCAGGACCACCGGGAACAAATGGAACAGCTGGGCGCATGGACGCAGGCCTATCAATGGCCGGTAATGAAGACAAGGATGCCTTAA
- a CDS encoding four helix bundle protein — protein sequence MYGEVQAAESQADFIHKMKCALKELRETKINLRIINEKPVVEHPSVAQRCRNVTN from the coding sequence ATGTACGGAGAAGTTCAGGCGGCCGAATCGCAAGCCGATTTTATTCATAAAATGAAATGTGCATTGAAAGAATTACGTGAAACAAAGATTAATCTCAGAATTATTAATGAAAAACCCGTTGTTGAACATCCATCGGTTGCACAGCGCTGCAGGAATGTAACGAATTAA
- a CDS encoding DUF6526 family protein: MPIQQFSNHVRYYPPHHFVFYPVILVLEAGALYQVFNDPPFRAVWIFIALLVLLIGWLSFMLRQHYALTLQNRIVVLEMRYRYLVLSGKNFDPLEQQLSFPQIAALRFASDEELQPLIEKTLKEGLSSHAIKQQIQNWKADDRRV; this comes from the coding sequence ATGCCCATTCAGCAATTCAGTAATCATGTACGCTACTACCCGCCACACCACTTTGTCTTTTACCCGGTTATACTGGTACTGGAGGCCGGGGCTCTTTACCAGGTTTTCAATGATCCGCCGTTCAGGGCCGTATGGATCTTTATAGCCCTGCTGGTTTTACTGATCGGATGGCTGTCCTTTATGCTGCGCCAGCATTATGCATTAACCCTGCAGAACCGGATTGTAGTCCTGGAAATGCGGTACCGGTATCTGGTATTGAGCGGAAAAAATTTTGATCCGCTGGAACAGCAGTTATCCTTTCCGCAAATTGCTGCACTGCGGTTTGCTTCAGATGAAGAATTGCAACCGCTGATTGAAAAAACATTGAAAGAAGGATTATCTTCCCATGCGATCAAACAGCAAATCCAAAACTGGAAGGCCGATGACCGGCGGGTGTAG
- a CDS encoding NAD(P)-dependent oxidoreductase, protein MKIVIIGATGFVGSAILKEAAQRGHTVTALARNTSTISNTGGPVKTIDIDVANETALAAAIRGNDVVISAFNAGWTNPNLYNDYLSGAQHIEAAVAASGVKRLIVIGGAGSLEIDGTQLVDGPDFPEAYRAGAKGARDYLTQLRANKQLDWTFFSPAIEMNPGITTGRTGHYRLGTDAPVFDANGRSSLSVEDVAVVILDEAEKPAHTHQRFTAGY, encoded by the coding sequence ATGAAAATCGTTATTATCGGGGCTACCGGATTTGTGGGTAGCGCTATTTTAAAAGAAGCCGCTCAGCGGGGACATACGGTTACAGCGTTGGCGCGTAATACGTCAACCATCAGCAACACCGGGGGACCGGTGAAAACAATCGACATCGATGTAGCAAATGAAACAGCACTGGCAGCGGCGATCCGGGGAAATGACGTGGTAATCAGTGCTTTTAATGCCGGGTGGACGAATCCCAACCTGTATAACGATTATCTTTCGGGGGCACAGCATATTGAAGCGGCCGTTGCCGCCTCAGGCGTGAAACGCCTGATCGTAATCGGCGGTGCCGGCAGCCTGGAGATTGATGGCACGCAACTGGTGGACGGTCCGGATTTCCCCGAAGCATATAGGGCCGGCGCAAAGGGCGCCAGGGACTACCTGACACAGCTGAGAGCGAATAAGCAGCTGGATTGGACCTTCTTCAGCCCGGCAATCGAAATGAATCCGGGTATTACCACTGGTCGTACCGGCCATTACCGGTTGGGTACTGATGCTCCGGTTTTTGACGCAAACGGAAGAAGCTCCCTGTCTGTTGAGGATGTTGCAGTGGTGATACTCGATGAAGCGGAAAAGCCGGCCCATACCCACCAGCGGTTTACTGCTGGGTATTGA
- a CDS encoding O-methyltransferase yields the protein MVYSPLIAASKYFRYYIHASNSKGHGMHSPFVFEFITKVMNDFTPYPEYDRIETLRKTLLSDPSVITVEDMGAGSAKTRTNTRKIASIAKNAAKPAKYGQLMYRMVRHYGAKRILELGTSLGITSAYLAAADAEARVITLEGAPAVAQKARENFAALGLKNIELVEGNFDNTLPAVLDQLSKIDLVFIDGNHRQEPTERYFRQLLPYIHNDTLLVFDDIHWSREMEAAWKHIVAQDIVACDIDLFYIGIISFRKEFKEKQAFTVRF from the coding sequence ATGGTATATTCTCCCTTAATTGCCGCATCGAAATATTTCAGGTATTATATCCATGCTTCCAACAGCAAGGGGCACGGCATGCATTCTCCGTTCGTGTTTGAATTTATCACCAAAGTGATGAATGATTTTACCCCGTACCCCGAGTACGACCGGATCGAAACCCTCCGGAAGACATTGCTCAGTGATCCCTCCGTAATTACGGTGGAAGATATGGGCGCGGGATCTGCAAAAACACGAACCAACACCCGGAAGATCGCCTCCATCGCAAAAAATGCCGCCAAGCCGGCAAAATACGGGCAATTGATGTACCGGATGGTCCGTCATTACGGCGCAAAGCGGATCCTGGAGCTGGGTACTTCCCTGGGGATCACGAGTGCTTACCTGGCGGCCGCCGATGCTGAGGCCCGGGTGATCACGCTGGAAGGAGCGCCGGCGGTAGCACAAAAGGCACGTGAAAATTTTGCGGCATTGGGACTAAAGAATATCGAGCTGGTAGAAGGAAATTTTGATAACACATTGCCGGCTGTCCTGGATCAGCTGTCAAAAATTGATCTTGTATTCATCGATGGCAACCACCGCCAGGAGCCTACCGAACGTTATTTCCGGCAGCTATTGCCTTATATACACAACGACACCCTGCTGGTATTTGACGATATTCACTGGAGCCGGGAAATGGAGGCGGCCTGGAAGCACATAGTGGCACAGGATATCGTAGCCTGTGATATCGATCTGTTCTATATCGGCATTATTAGTTTCCGCAAAGAATTTAAAGAAAAACAGGCGTTCACGGTCCGGTTTTAG
- a CDS encoding RrF2 family transcriptional regulator yields MINGRFATVIHILTLLGREEGEVASSYIAGSININPVLVRKEISALRDAGFVVTQEGKNGGSRLAMSPSKIRLSDLYKVVYQEGLFAHSKNLPNQHCAVGRRISSIMDDLNAEAEQALLKKLHSITIRDLLDKV; encoded by the coding sequence ATGATCAATGGGCGTTTTGCAACGGTAATCCATATTCTGACATTGCTGGGCAGGGAAGAAGGAGAAGTGGCTTCCTCCTATATTGCGGGCAGCATTAATATTAACCCGGTATTGGTGCGGAAGGAGATCAGCGCATTAAGGGATGCAGGATTTGTGGTAACACAGGAGGGGAAGAACGGCGGAAGCCGGCTGGCCATGTCGCCTTCGAAGATCCGTCTTTCTGATCTTTATAAAGTAGTGTATCAGGAGGGGCTGTTTGCACATTCCAAGAACCTGCCCAACCAGCATTGTGCCGTAGGCCGGCGCATCAGCAGCATTATGGATGATCTTAATGCAGAGGCAGAACAGGCCCTGCTAAAAAAGCTGCACTCCATTACCATCCGGGATCTGCTGGACAAGGTATAA
- a CDS encoding thymidylate synthase encodes MQQYLDLLQHILNEGVEKTDRTGTGTISTFGYQMRFDLQRGFPMVTTKKLHLKSIIYELLWFLKGDTNIGYLKEHGVRIWDEWADENGDLGPVYGKQWRSWEGKDGKVVDQITDLIRQIKTNPDSRRLIVSAWNVGELSEMALMPCHTLFQFYVAAPKAGGKPRLSCQLYQRSADVFLGVPFNIASYALLTLMIAQVCDLEPGEFIHSFGDVHIYNNHLEQVKLQLTRTPYPLPQMKINPEIKDIYGFSFEDFELINYQAHPGIKGAVAV; translated from the coding sequence ATGCAGCAATACTTAGATTTATTACAACATATTCTGAATGAAGGCGTTGAGAAGACCGATCGCACGGGTACAGGTACCATCTCCACCTTTGGGTATCAAATGCGTTTTGATCTTCAGCGGGGCTTCCCGATGGTGACCACGAAAAAATTGCATTTGAAAAGCATTATATATGAATTGCTTTGGTTTTTAAAAGGTGATACGAATATTGGTTATCTCAAAGAACATGGAGTCCGCATTTGGGATGAATGGGCCGATGAGAACGGCGACCTGGGGCCGGTATATGGCAAGCAATGGCGGAGCTGGGAAGGAAAAGATGGCAAAGTGGTGGACCAGATTACCGACCTGATCCGGCAGATCAAAACGAACCCGGATAGCCGCCGTCTGATCGTTAGTGCCTGGAATGTTGGGGAGCTTTCAGAAATGGCGCTGATGCCCTGTCATACTTTATTCCAGTTTTATGTGGCGGCGCCAAAGGCGGGCGGAAAACCGCGGCTCAGTTGCCAGCTTTACCAGCGCTCGGCCGACGTATTCCTGGGCGTGCCCTTTAATATTGCATCCTATGCCCTCCTTACCCTCATGATTGCACAGGTATGTGACCTGGAACCCGGTGAATTCATACATAGCTTCGGGGATGTGCATATTTATAACAACCACCTGGAACAGGTAAAACTGCAATTAACACGCACTCCTTACCCCTTACCGCAAATGAAGATCAACCCGGAGATAAAGGACATTTATGGTTTTTCGTTTGAAGATTTTGAATTGATCAATTACCAGGCACATCCCGGTATTAAGGGAGCGGTAGCGGTCTGA
- a CDS encoding GMC oxidoreductase yields the protein MEQNRYDAIVIGSGISGGWAAKELCEKGLKVLLLERGKDVKHITDYVHAGKAPWEFEHRGDMTWAQKKQYPNRIRGFGPSEINLDWWANDAETPYTETKQFNWFRGYQVGGRSLLWGKQTYRWSDIDYEANAKDGIAVDWPVRYHEIAPWYDHVERFIGVSGSIENLPQLPDGQFLPPMEMNIVEKDIAARIKQAYQDQRRMIIGRCAHLTEALPGRNKCQYRNKCHLGCPYGGYFSTQSSTLPAAMKTGNLTLRPWSIVTRILYDKDEKRATGVEVLDAETNKTYEYKAKIVFLNASTLNSTWVLLHSATDVWPGGLGSSSGELGHNLMDHHLGSGAGGRVEGYEDKYTYGRRPNGVYIPRYRNLNDEKRDYIRGFGYQGGAGRGRGTRAAEEIAVGVALKEALTEPGNWNVWIGGFGEVLPYHDNVVTLDKSRKDKWGLNVLAIDSELKENERKMRKEIVSDGKEMLEKAGIKDVYGFDNDGIMGQGIHEMGTARMGHDPKTSVLNKWNQVWDAPNVFVTDGSFMTSAGCVNPSLTYMAFTARAVAHAVDELKKQNL from the coding sequence ATGGAGCAAAATCGTTATGATGCAATTGTGATTGGTTCCGGTATCAGCGGCGGATGGGCGGCTAAGGAACTGTGCGAAAAAGGGCTGAAGGTATTGTTGCTGGAACGTGGTAAAGATGTAAAACATATAACCGACTATGTACATGCAGGGAAGGCCCCCTGGGAATTTGAACATCGTGGCGATATGACATGGGCGCAGAAAAAACAGTACCCCAACCGCATTCGTGGCTTTGGCCCCAGCGAAATCAATCTTGATTGGTGGGCCAATGATGCAGAAACGCCTTACACCGAAACCAAACAGTTCAACTGGTTCCGGGGATACCAGGTAGGAGGCCGTTCTTTATTATGGGGTAAGCAGACCTATCGGTGGAGCGACATTGATTACGAAGCCAACGCCAAGGACGGAATTGCTGTTGATTGGCCGGTACGCTATCATGAAATTGCTCCCTGGTACGATCATGTAGAACGCTTTATTGGTGTGAGCGGCAGTATTGAAAATCTTCCGCAATTGCCGGACGGGCAGTTTCTGCCGCCGATGGAAATGAATATTGTTGAAAAAGACATTGCGGCCCGTATCAAACAGGCGTATCAGGATCAGCGCCGCATGATCATCGGTCGCTGCGCCCATCTTACAGAAGCGCTGCCGGGGCGTAATAAGTGCCAGTACCGCAATAAATGCCACCTCGGATGCCCCTATGGCGGTTATTTCAGCACGCAATCCTCCACGCTTCCGGCCGCCATGAAAACAGGTAATCTTACACTGCGGCCCTGGAGCATTGTGACCCGGATCCTTTATGATAAAGACGAAAAACGGGCAACGGGAGTGGAGGTGCTGGATGCCGAAACCAATAAAACTTATGAATACAAAGCAAAGATCGTTTTCCTGAATGCTTCCACGCTGAATAGTACCTGGGTATTGCTGCACTCGGCTACGGATGTGTGGCCTGGTGGCCTGGGCAGCAGCAGCGGGGAGCTGGGACATAACCTTATGGATCATCACCTGGGCTCCGGTGCAGGCGGCCGTGTAGAGGGGTATGAAGATAAATATACCTATGGCCGCCGGCCCAACGGCGTGTATATTCCCCGCTACCGCAACCTGAACGATGAAAAGCGGGATTATATCCGGGGGTTTGGTTACCAGGGTGGCGCCGGCCGCGGAAGGGGTACCCGGGCAGCTGAAGAAATAGCGGTGGGCGTTGCTTTGAAGGAAGCGCTAACCGAACCCGGCAACTGGAACGTATGGATTGGCGGCTTTGGTGAAGTATTGCCTTATCACGACAACGTAGTAACATTGGATAAGAGCCGGAAAGATAAGTGGGGATTGAATGTATTGGCGATCGATTCGGAATTAAAAGAGAACGAAAGAAAGATGCGGAAGGAAATTGTAAGCGATGGGAAGGAAATGCTGGAAAAGGCTGGTATAAAAGACGTGTATGGTTTTGATAACGATGGCATTATGGGGCAGGGCATCCATGAAATGGGCACTGCGCGTATGGGACACGATCCCAAAACCTCCGTACTGAATAAATGGAACCAGGTATGGGATGCACCCAATGTATTTGTAACCGACGGATCGTTTATGACCTCTGCGGGCTGCGTAAATCCCTCACTTACCTATATGGCATTTACGGCGCGGGCGGTAGCGCACGCGGTGGATGAATTAAAGAAACAGAACCTTTGA
- a CDS encoding proline dehydrogenase family protein has product MQEKQLPVSFDNTEFAFKYKSDRELKKARLLFSMMGQPMLVKLGTRITPWAIKNKLPVKGLIRSTIFKQFVGGETLEETAKVATRLGQYQVQVILDYGVEGGEDSEKEYDHAADEFIRVIDYAATQTNIPFMSVKVTGFSRFSLLEKIDGQMTAASGTLIKRYLQVIDQLGTAEREEWHRVRTRLLRICERAAEKKVGVLIDAEETWIQDPVDALTILMMDSFNKTTPVIYNTVQLYRHDRLQFLKDCYEAAAERNFLLAVKLVRGAYMEKERARAAERGYPSPIQPDKASSDRDYNAGVQFSLERLDRMALVIATHNEKSNLDAVAWLQQHQVPFNHPHVHFSQLYGMSDNITFNLAAAGCSVSKYLPFGPIEDVVPYLMRRAQENTSVKGQTGRELGLIQTELQRRREG; this is encoded by the coding sequence ATGCAAGAGAAACAATTACCGGTATCATTCGATAATACGGAATTTGCGTTTAAATATAAATCGGATCGTGAGCTAAAAAAGGCAAGGCTGTTGTTTTCGATGATGGGCCAGCCTATGCTGGTAAAACTGGGCACCCGGATCACGCCCTGGGCCATCAAAAATAAACTGCCGGTTAAGGGGCTGATACGGAGCACAATCTTTAAGCAGTTTGTAGGAGGCGAAACACTGGAAGAAACCGCAAAAGTGGCCACCCGCTTAGGGCAGTACCAGGTACAGGTGATCCTGGATTATGGAGTAGAGGGGGGAGAAGACTCCGAAAAAGAATATGACCATGCTGCGGATGAGTTTATCCGGGTCATTGATTATGCCGCTACACAAACCAATATTCCCTTTATGAGTGTGAAGGTGACAGGTTTTTCGAGGTTTTCCCTTTTGGAAAAGATCGACGGGCAGATGACGGCGGCCAGCGGAACCCTGATCAAACGTTACCTGCAGGTGATCGACCAGCTCGGTACGGCTGAAAGAGAAGAATGGCACCGGGTACGAACCAGACTGCTGCGCATTTGCGAGCGGGCCGCAGAGAAAAAGGTAGGCGTATTGATCGATGCCGAAGAAACCTGGATCCAGGATCCCGTGGATGCCCTAACCATCCTGATGATGGATTCCTTTAATAAAACAACACCGGTGATCTATAATACCGTGCAATTATACCGGCATGACCGGCTGCAGTTTCTCAAAGACTGTTATGAGGCTGCGGCAGAACGGAATTTTTTACTGGCGGTAAAGCTGGTGCGCGGTGCTTATATGGAAAAAGAGCGGGCCCGGGCGGCAGAACGGGGTTATCCGTCGCCGATACAGCCGGATAAAGCCAGCTCCGACCGCGATTATAATGCCGGTGTACAATTCAGCCTGGAGCGCCTGGACCGCATGGCACTGGTAATTGCCACCCACAATGAGAAAAGCAACCTGGACGCTGTGGCCTGGTTGCAGCAACACCAGGTGCCGTTCAATCATCCGCATGTACATTTTAGCCAGCTATACGGCATGAGTGATAATATTACGTTCAACCTGGCTGCTGCCGGGTGCAGCGTTAGTAAATACCTGCCGTTTGGCCCCATTGAAGATGTAGTGCCCTACCTGATGCGGCGCGCGCAGGAAAATACTTCGGTGAAAGGACAAACAGGGCGGGAGCTGGGATTGATCCAAACCGAATTGCAACGCAGGCGGGAGGGCTGA
- a CDS encoding dihydrofolate reductase, whose product MIISLVAAASNNNVIGKDNKLLWSLPNDMKHFKNVTWGMPVVMGRKTFESFKQPLAGRKNIVLSTNKNLKIDNAIVARSMQDVELLVKEMDVKELMVIGGGEIYKLYLPKANRIYLTRVDTALEGDAFFPVFDQNEWTLKSKQAYQADEKHLFDYTFELWERN is encoded by the coding sequence ATGATTATCTCTTTAGTAGCCGCTGCATCCAACAACAATGTCATTGGTAAAGACAACAAACTCCTGTGGTCCCTGCCCAATGATATGAAACATTTTAAAAATGTAACCTGGGGCATGCCCGTGGTAATGGGGCGGAAGACCTTCGAATCTTTTAAGCAGCCCCTGGCGGGCCGGAAGAATATTGTACTCAGTACGAATAAAAACCTGAAGATCGATAATGCCATCGTAGCCCGCAGCATGCAGGACGTGGAGTTGCTGGTAAAAGAAATGGATGTAAAGGAGCTGATGGTGATCGGGGGGGGAGAGATCTACAAATTATACCTGCCCAAGGCCAATCGTATTTACCTTACGCGGGTGGATACAGCCCTTGAGGGAGATGCCTTTTTCCCCGTGTTTGACCAGAATGAGTGGACTCTGAAAAGCAAACAGGCGTACCAGGCCGATGAAAAACATTTATTTGATTATACATTTGAGCTTTGGGAACGCAATTGA
- a CDS encoding TMEM175 family protein, producing MTKSRLEAFSDGVLAIIITIMVLELRPPEDGHTLKSLLELLPTFLSYVLSFIYVGIYWNNHHHMFHLADKINGAVLWKNLNLLFWLSLFPFTTAWMDKNYMEPLPVAVYGIVLAMAAVAYLILQKELIKAGGPDCRLSQAVGSDAKGKFSGILYLAGIGASFISTWLSIALYTIVAIIWFIPDKRIEKFYADDHEL from the coding sequence ATGACCAAATCAAGACTTGAAGCGTTTAGCGATGGCGTACTGGCGATCATCATTACTATAATGGTACTGGAGCTGCGGCCTCCGGAAGACGGGCATACCCTCAAATCGCTGCTGGAGTTACTGCCTACCTTCCTGAGTTATGTATTAAGCTTTATTTATGTAGGCATTTACTGGAACAATCATCACCATATGTTCCACCTGGCCGATAAAATAAACGGAGCCGTGTTGTGGAAAAACCTGAACCTGTTGTTCTGGTTATCGCTCTTTCCGTTTACAACGGCATGGATGGATAAAAATTATATGGAGCCGTTGCCCGTTGCGGTATATGGTATTGTGCTGGCCATGGCAGCCGTGGCCTACCTGATTCTTCAGAAAGAACTGATAAAGGCCGGCGGGCCGGATTGTAGGCTTTCACAGGCTGTAGGTTCCGATGCCAAAGGAAAATTTTCAGGGATCCTGTACCTGGCGGGTATTGGGGCCAGTTTTATTTCAACCTGGCTCAGTATCGCCCTGTATACCATTGTAGCAATTATCTGGTTTATTCCTGATAAACGGATTGAAAAGTTTTATGCCGATGATCACGAGCTCTAA